The following proteins are co-located in the Dromiciops gliroides isolate mDroGli1 chromosome 2, mDroGli1.pri, whole genome shotgun sequence genome:
- the LOC122743923 gene encoding LOW QUALITY PROTEIN: protocadherin beta-2-like (The sequence of the model RefSeq protein was modified relative to this genomic sequence to represent the inferred CDS: deleted 1 base in 1 codon) → MEREGTMILQQRQVLFFFVLLGVSGVASELQQFSVVEEMERGSFVANVAKALGLEVGELSNRGAGVVFKGNKEYLQLHPKTGDLLLREKLDREELCGPADPCVLPFQILLENPFQIVRAELTVEDVNDHSPVFLDTEMVLKIPENTFPGTVFILENAQDLDVGTNSLQNYTISPNSHFHIQIRDSSKGRRYPELVLDKVLDREEQPEVRLTLTAVDGGAIPRSGTVQIRILVVDINDNAPVFTQSQYEVQIPENSSIGSLVVTVSATDLDAGNNADISYTFLHASENIRKTFQLSEKSGELYLKEEVDFESIQSYTINIQATDGGGLSAECTVIVQVIDLNDNPPELTISSLTSPIPENSPETVVAVFRVSDLDSGENGKMVCSIQDDLPFALKPSVENFYTLVTEGALDRESRAEYNITITVTDLGSPRLKSEHNITVLISDVNDNPPVFTQRTYKLYVQENNSPALHIGSVSASDRDSGINAKVTYSLLPPETGDLPLFSYISINSDNGHLYALRSLDYEAIQAFQFTVRATDGGSPALSSQALVEVLVQDENDNSPFVLYPLQNGTAPCNDLVPRAAEPGYLVTKVVAVDRDWGQNSWLSYQLVKATEPGLFSVWAHNGEVHTARPISERDAIKQRLLVLVKDNGQPPLSTAATLNVLLVDGFSEPYLQLPDATKEEVQTDSLTTYLVISLASVSFLFLVSVIIFIVIRLWKRKRNASEGRHFDPNGPFPSYLVDVSGTGTLSQNYQYEVCLTSGSGTNEFKFLKPINPTPLPTQTTGKDSSENPNLRNSFFFT, encoded by the exons ATGGAGCGGGAAGGGACGATGATTCTGCAACAAAggcaagttctttttttctttgttctactGGGTGTGTCTGGGGTAGCCTCAGAGCTGCAGCAGTTTTCGGTAgtggaggagatggagagaggcTCCTTTGTGGCCAATGTGGCAAAGGCCCTGGGCCTGGAGGTTGGGGAGCTGTCAAACCGCGGCGCCGGAGTTGTTTTCAAAGGGAACAAAGAATATTTACAACTGCACCCTAAAACCGGGGATCTGCTCCTGAGAGAGAAATTGGACCGGGAGGAGTTGTGCGGCCCCGCGGACCCTTGTGTTCTGCCTTTCCAGATCTTACTGGAAAACCCCTTTCAGATTGTTCGGGCTGAATTGACGGTGGAAGACGTTAATGACCATTCACCAGTGTTCCTAGACACTGAGATGGTATTAAAAATCCCCGAGAACACTTTCCCCGGAACTGTATTTATACTAGAAAATGCGCAAGATTTAGATGTAGGAACTAACAGTCTTCAGAACTACACGATCAGTCCCAACTCTCATTTCCACATTCAAATCCGGGATAGTAGCAAGGGCAGGAGATATCCAGAGCTTGTACTGGATAAAGTTCTGGATCGGGAGGAACAGCCTGAAGTTCGATTGACTCTCACTGCAGTGGATGGGGGAGCCATACCAAGGTCTGGGACTGTGCAAATCCGAATCCTTGTAGTCGATATCAATGACAATGCCCCAGTATTTACTCAGTCCCAGTATGAGGTTCAGATCCCTGAGAACAGTTCCATTGGATCCCTAGTTGTCACAGTCTCAGCAACAGATTTAGATGCAGGAAATAACGCAGATATATCGTATACATTTTTACATGCCTCTGAAAACATTCGTAAAACTTTTCAACTATCAGAGAAATCTGGGGAACTTTATTTAAAGGAAGAAGTAGATTTTGAGTCAATTCAGTCTTACACTATAAATATCCAGGCCACAGATGGTGGAGGCCTTTCAGCAGAATGTACTGTTATTGTTCAGGTGATAGATCTGAATGACAATCCTCCAGAACTGACCATATCTTCACTTACCAGCCCCATACCAGAGAATTCTCCTGAGACAGTGGTCGCTGTTTTCAGAGTTTCAGATCTGGActctggggaaaatggaaagatggtTTGCTCCATCCAAGATGATCTTCCTTTTGCCCTGAAACCTTCTGTTGAGAACTTCTATACATTGGTAACAGAGGGAGCACTGGACAGAGAGAGCAGGGCAGAGTACAACATCACTATTACAGTCACAGATTTGGGATCCCCCAGGCTCAAATCTGAGCACAATATCACAGTGCTCATCTCTGATGTCAATGACAACCCCCCAGTGTTTACTCAGAGAACCTACAAACTGTATGTCCAGGAGAACAACAGCCCTGCCCTCCACATTGGCAGTGTCAGTGCCAGTGACAGGGACTCAGGAATCAATGCCAAAGTCACCTACTCCCTACTGCCTCCAGAGACTGGAGACCTGCCCCTCTTCTCCTACATCTCCATCAACTCAGACAATGGTCACCTCTATGCTCTGAGATCCCTGGATTATGAAGCCATCCAAGCTTTCCAGTTCACTGTGAGGGCAACTGATGGAGGCTCCCCAGCCCTGAGCAGCCAGGCTCTGGTTGAGGTTTTGGTACAAGATGAGAATGACAACTCTCCCTTTGTGCTGTAC CCCCTGCAGAATGGTACAGCTCCCTGCAATGACCTGGTGCCCAGAGCTGCAGAGCCAGGTTACCTGGTGACCAAGGTGGTGGCTGTGGATAGGGACTGGGGACAGAATTCCTGGCTTTCCTACCAACTGGTCAAGGCCACAGAGCCAGGACTCTTCAGTGTGTGGGCCCACAATGGGGAAGTTCACACAGCAAGACCCATCAGTGAGAGAGATGCCATCAAGCAGAGGCTCCTGGTGCTGGTGAAGGACAATGGGCAGCCTCCTCTGTCCACAGCAGCCACGCTGAATGTGCTCCTGGTGGATGGCTTTTCTGAGCCCTACCTGCAGCTCCCAGATGCAACCAAGGAGGAGGTCCAGACTGACTCCCTTACCACCTACCTTGTCATTTCCCTGgcctctgtctcctttctcttcctagtCTCTGTTATTATATTCATTGTCATTCGCctttggaagaggaagaggaatgctAGTGAAGGTAGGCATTTTGATCCAAATGGTCCTTTCCCAAGCTACTTGGTGGATGTCAGTGGGACAGGGACTTTGTCCCAGAACTACCAGTATGAAGTGTGTCTGACCAGTGGCTCAGGAACCAATGAATTCAAGTTCCTGAAGCCCATTaatcccacccctcttcctacTCAGACAACTGGGAAAGACTCTAGTGAGAACCCAAACTTAAGGAATAGCTTTTTCTTTACTTAA